A region of the Agromyces sp. CF514 genome:
GCGCCGCGAGCACCGCGGGTCTCGCCGGCCCGGCGAGTCGCCTTCGAGGTGCTCGAGGCGGTGCGCGTCGACGAGGCCTATGCGAACCTGCTGCTCCCGGCGCGCATCCGCAGGGCCCGACTCACGCAGCCGGATGCCGCCTTCGCGACCGAACTGACCTACGGCACGCTGCGCCGGCAGGGGTACTACGACCGCGTCATCGAGCTCGCGGCGGATCGACCCGCGGATGCGATCGACCCGGCCGTCCTCGATGTGCTGCGCCTCGGTGCGCACCAGCTGCTCGCGACGCGCGTGCCGACCCACGCAGCCGTGAACGAACAGGTCGACCTCGTGCGCAGCGTCGTGCCCAAGGCGGCCGGGTTCGTCAACGCGGTGCTCCGCACGGTCTCCCGCACCGACGCCGAGGCCTGGCGCGAGCTCGTCGCCGAGGGTGCGCCCAGCGACGACGAACGGCTCGCGCGCCTCGAGAGCCATCCGCTCTGGGTCGTGCGCGCCCTCCGCGCGGCGCTCGAGCACGAAGGCCGTGGCGACGAGCTCGAGGCGCTGCTCCAGGCCGACAACTCGTCGCCGCGCGTGAACCTCGCCGTGCTGCCGGGCATCGTCGACGAGGGCACCGTCATCGGCGAGCTCGGCGAGCTGGCGGCGATCGAGGGCTTCGCCCCCGACCGGTACTCGCCGATCGGTGCGACGGCGGCCGATCCGATCGCGGTCATCGAGGCCGCCGGCGGCCGCATCCGGGTGCAGGACGAGGGCTCCCAGCTCGCAGCGCTCGCGCTCAGCCGATTCGCTCCGGTGCGGCCGGGGGAGCGCTGGCTCGACCTGTGCTCGGGTCCGGGCGGCAAGACGGCTGTGCTCGCGGCCGAGGCGCTCGCGGGCGGGGCGGTGCTCTCGGCGAACGAGGTCGTGCCCGCTCGGGCCGAGCTCGTTCGCGCGGCGATCGCGGGCGTTCCGCTCGACGTCGACGTGCGCGTCGGCGACGGACGCGAGCTCGATGCTGCCGCTTTCGGCGCGCCCGGAGGCTTCGACCGCATCCTGCTCGATGCTCCGTGCACGGGTCTGGGTGCGCTGCGACGGCGCCCCGAGGCGCGGTGGCGCAAGCGACCCCAGGACGTCGCCGAGCTCACCCGCCTCCAGGGCGAACTGCTCGATGCGGCGTTCGCGGCACTCGCGCCCGGTGGGGTGCTCGCCTACGTCACGTGCTCCCCGCACACGGCCGAGACCTACGGCTCGCTGCGCTCGGCGCTCGCACGCTGGGGCGCCGACGCCGAGCCGCTCGACACGAGCTCGGTCGTGCAGGCCGTGTCGAGGCATCCGCTCGACCTGGCATCGGATGCCGCGACGGTGCAGCTCTGGCCGCACCGGCACGGAACGGATGCGATGTTCATCGCGCTCGTGCGCCGATCGCCCGTGACGATCGCCTGAGACGCGACCGGTCGGACCCGCCGACGCGGCCCCGGCCGCTCGATAGGGTTGACGGCATGACGACGCGGATCA
Encoded here:
- a CDS encoding RsmB/NOP family class I SAM-dependent RNA methyltransferase translates to MSAPRGQSAGGRRRPDAPRAPRVSPARRVAFEVLEAVRVDEAYANLLLPARIRRARLTQPDAAFATELTYGTLRRQGYYDRVIELAADRPADAIDPAVLDVLRLGAHQLLATRVPTHAAVNEQVDLVRSVVPKAAGFVNAVLRTVSRTDAEAWRELVAEGAPSDDERLARLESHPLWVVRALRAALEHEGRGDELEALLQADNSSPRVNLAVLPGIVDEGTVIGELGELAAIEGFAPDRYSPIGATAADPIAVIEAAGGRIRVQDEGSQLAALALSRFAPVRPGERWLDLCSGPGGKTAVLAAEALAGGAVLSANEVVPARAELVRAAIAGVPLDVDVRVGDGRELDAAAFGAPGGFDRILLDAPCTGLGALRRRPEARWRKRPQDVAELTRLQGELLDAAFAALAPGGVLAYVTCSPHTAETYGSLRSALARWGADAEPLDTSSVVQAVSRHPLDLASDAATVQLWPHRHGTDAMFIALVRRSPVTIA